In Arachis hypogaea cultivar Tifrunner chromosome 17, arahy.Tifrunner.gnm2.J5K5, whole genome shotgun sequence, a single window of DNA contains:
- the LOC112763453 gene encoding bet1-like SNARE 1-1, giving the protein MADTKEIEGDARNSKVALFDGIEEGGIRASSIYSSYNEIDEKDNERAMGGLQDRVSLLKRISSDIHEEVDSHNRMLDHMGNDMDSSKGVLSGTMDKFKMVFEKKSSRRTFSLIESFVVLFLITYFFML; this is encoded by the exons ATGGCAGATACAAAAGAAATTGAAGG AGATGCCCGGAACAGCAAAGTTGCTCTGTTTGACGGCATTGAGGAGGGAGGCATCCGAGCATCATCAATTTACTCCTCCTATAATGAAATTGATGAAAAAGATAACGAACGAGCAATGGGTGGATTGCAAGATAGAGTCAGTTTGTTGAAAAGA ATCTCAAGTGATATACACGAGGAGGTGGATAGTCATAACCGGATGTTAGACCACATG GGGAATGACATGGATTCTTCAAAAGGAGTTCTTTCAGGAACTATGGACAAATTCAAAATG GTCTTTGAGAAAAAATCCAGCCGAAGAACGTTTTCACTTATAGAATCCTTTGTTGTGCTTTTCCTTATAACATACTTTTTTATGTTGTAA